In Macadamia integrifolia cultivar HAES 741 chromosome 5, SCU_Mint_v3, whole genome shotgun sequence, a single window of DNA contains:
- the LOC122078769 gene encoding uncharacterized protein LOC122078769 isoform X1 yields MMVASSFDLWQKDAFFSAAEEVQESTDIMESVYRTWLRERREGTGPEDSEELRRELQITLGTAKWQLEEFERAVRLSYGNRSEHNTSARHKQFIVAIEDQISRVEKALRESMYGEGKQPMRWVNLDEEERDDLASFLSRTPGTLKGTKVENVELRPSTNNSLQEGNQQRRKVRDFHIDAACRIDIPDCVKDNKEVVSFRQDANYAVELETKNHPGTKDDLSCQVEKSNGHRRTWSTPSFAAWKIVIADEDEQRKTLVASDESTIKEKGFKNSFRKQKSGEHLRAKEGISTCLELKRFNLLYQVCGRLGGSQRQIQGPQRMQFSSLKLTLVAVLTIFLIVPIVVYAT; encoded by the exons ATGATGGTTGCTAGTAGTTTTGATCTCTGGCAGAAAGATGCGTTCTTCTCTGCGGCTGAGGAGGTTCAGGAATCCACAGACAT AATGGAATCGGTGTACAGGACTTGGTtaagggagagaagagaagggacgGGACCAGAGGATTCAGAAGAGCTACGTAGGGAGCTGCAAATCACTTTAGGCACAGCGAAATGGCAG TTGGAAGAGTTTGAGAGGGCTGTCAGATTGAGTTATGGAAATCGTTCCGAGCATAATACAAGTGCCAGGCATAAACAATTCATTGTAGCCATAGAGGATCAGATATCTCGTGTGGAGAAGGCACTAAGGGAATCAATGTACGGGGAAGGGAAGCAACCCATGCGATGGGTAAACTTGGATGAAGAAGAACGCGATGATTTAGCTTCATTTCTTTCTAGAACTCCAGGAACCTTGAAAGGTACCAAGGTTGAAAATGTAGAGCTCAGACCTTCCACAAACAACTCTCTTCAGGAGGGAAATCAACAAAGGAGAAAAGTTCGAGACTTCCATATTGATGCTGCCTGCAGAATAGATATACCAGATTGTGTAAAGGATAATAAAGAGGTTGTGAGTTTTAGGCAAGATGCTAATTATGCAgtagaattagaaacaaaaaaccATCCTGGAACCAAGGATGATTTAAGCTGTCAAGTGGAGAAATCAAATGGTCATAGAAGAACATGGAGTACACCAAGCTTTGCTGCTTGGAAGATTGTAATAGCAGATGAGGATGAACAGAGAAAAACATTGGTGGCAAGTGATGAATCCACAATCAAAGAAAAGGGGTTCAAGAATAGCTTCCGGAAGCAGAAAAGTGGAGAGCATCTCCGGGCAAAAGAAGGGATATCAACTTGCCTTGAATTGAAAAGATTCAATTTGCTCTATCAG GTCTGCGGACGGTTAGGTGGATCTCAAAGACAAATACAAGGTCCACAGCGCATGCAGTTTAGCTCTCTGAAGCTTACGCTTGTGGCTGTACTAACTATTTTCTTGATTG
- the LOC122078769 gene encoding uncharacterized protein LOC122078769 isoform X2: MMVASSFDLWQKDAFFSAAEEVQESTDIMESVYRTWLRERREGTGPEDSEELRRELQITLGTAKWQLEEFERAVRLSYGNRSEHNTSARHKQFIVAIEDQISRVEKALRESMYGEGKQPMRWVNLDEEERDDLASFLSRTPGTLKGTKVENVELRPSTNNSLQEGNQQRRKVRDFHIDAACRIDIPDCVKDNKEVVSFRQDANYAVELETKNHPGTKDDLSCQVEKSNGHRRTWSTPSFAAWKIVIADEDEQRKTLVASDESTIKEKGFKNSFRKQKSGEHLRAKEGISTCLELKRFNLLYQVCGRLGGSQRQIQGPQRMQFSSLKLTLVAVLTIFLIGFMQGPQS; encoded by the exons ATGATGGTTGCTAGTAGTTTTGATCTCTGGCAGAAAGATGCGTTCTTCTCTGCGGCTGAGGAGGTTCAGGAATCCACAGACAT AATGGAATCGGTGTACAGGACTTGGTtaagggagagaagagaagggacgGGACCAGAGGATTCAGAAGAGCTACGTAGGGAGCTGCAAATCACTTTAGGCACAGCGAAATGGCAG TTGGAAGAGTTTGAGAGGGCTGTCAGATTGAGTTATGGAAATCGTTCCGAGCATAATACAAGTGCCAGGCATAAACAATTCATTGTAGCCATAGAGGATCAGATATCTCGTGTGGAGAAGGCACTAAGGGAATCAATGTACGGGGAAGGGAAGCAACCCATGCGATGGGTAAACTTGGATGAAGAAGAACGCGATGATTTAGCTTCATTTCTTTCTAGAACTCCAGGAACCTTGAAAGGTACCAAGGTTGAAAATGTAGAGCTCAGACCTTCCACAAACAACTCTCTTCAGGAGGGAAATCAACAAAGGAGAAAAGTTCGAGACTTCCATATTGATGCTGCCTGCAGAATAGATATACCAGATTGTGTAAAGGATAATAAAGAGGTTGTGAGTTTTAGGCAAGATGCTAATTATGCAgtagaattagaaacaaaaaaccATCCTGGAACCAAGGATGATTTAAGCTGTCAAGTGGAGAAATCAAATGGTCATAGAAGAACATGGAGTACACCAAGCTTTGCTGCTTGGAAGATTGTAATAGCAGATGAGGATGAACAGAGAAAAACATTGGTGGCAAGTGATGAATCCACAATCAAAGAAAAGGGGTTCAAGAATAGCTTCCGGAAGCAGAAAAGTGGAGAGCATCTCCGGGCAAAAGAAGGGATATCAACTTGCCTTGAATTGAAAAGATTCAATTTGCTCTATCAG GTCTGCGGACGGTTAGGTGGATCTCAAAGACAAATACAAGGTCCACAGCGCATGCAGTTTAGCTCTCTGAAGCTTACGCTTGTGGCTGTACTAACTATTTTCTTGATTG